A genomic region of Nerophis lumbriciformis linkage group LG28, RoL_Nlum_v2.1, whole genome shotgun sequence contains the following coding sequences:
- the stau1 gene encoding double-stranded RNA-binding protein Staufen homolog 1 isoform X1, whose amino-acid sequence MSQLQCPASPMPAAPPPLQVGQPQPGYSIPCATSTLASESASQPVRSSALPAGSATPYNTITVSNMANPKEKTPMCLVNELARFNKLQPEYKLLSEQGPAHSKIFSVRLTLGEQHWDAEGTSIKKAQHSAAESALAETVLPKPTIRTPRHTGKNPVDGLMQIMELNALCSKLSKKPIYKPLDPYPGMRPPNMNYSGRIPPPYQRSMQQYYYPFAPMGPMMCHTELCIGGQQFIGKGRTRQLAKQDAAVKALKVLQKEPILQQLPVMNGEPEEENLNKSEISQVFEIALKRNLAVNFEVLKEDGPPHLKSFVVRVTVGEFSGEGEGKSKKIAKKLAAGAVLRDLKRLPHIPSVEKTLPRIKKKTKSIIKLQTSPEYGQGMNPISRLAQIQQAKKEKEPEYSMVTERGLPRRREFVMQVSVCGQAAEGMGPSKKVAKRNAAEKMLELLGYKVPQPQPPKPALKTEERTPVKKPGDGRKVTFFEPSSVEDVPLGSKEEEFRLPYLSHQQLPAGILPMVPEVAQAVGACQSSLAKDFSQATANPGKATVTAAIARELLYAGTSQTAETILKNTNILTQPPLGPLTRPSEQLGYLASVQGLQVEYKDFPKNNKNEFVSLINCSSQPPLISHGMGKDVESCHDTAALNILKLLSELDQQSNERTGNGPASGCAKQEMEGDPHLKQANSSTLAPPLDDSV is encoded by the exons ATGTCCCAGCTCCAGTGTCCGGCCAGTCCCATGCCCGCCGCCCCTCCCCCGCTGCAGGTGGGCCAGCCTCAGCCGGGCTATAGCATTCCCTGTGCCACCAGCACACTGGCATCAGAGAGCGCCAGCCAGCCCGTCAGGAGCTCTGCTCTTCCTGCGGGCTCAGCCACGCCCTACAATACCATCACAG TATCTAACATGGCAAACCCCAAAGAGAAGACCCCCATGTGTTTGGTGAATGAGTTAGCCCGTTTCAACAAACTCCAGCCTGAATATAAGCTACTGAGTGAGCAAGGACCAGCTCACTCCAAA ATCTTCTCAGTGAGGCTCACACTGGGAGAGCAGCACTGGGATGCAGAGGGGACCAGCATCAAGAAAGCCCAGCATTCCGCTGCTGAATCCGCCCTGGCTGAGACCGTGCTTCCCAAGCCCACCATAAGGACCCCACGCCACACAGGCAAGAACCCAG TTGATGGCCTGATGCAAATCATGGAGTTAAACGCATTGTGTTCCAAACTTAGTAAAAAGCCTATATATAAACCTTTGGACCCCTACCCGGGGATGAGACCACCAAACATGAATTACAGCGGCCGTATTCCGCCGCCCTATCAGCGCTCTATGCAACA ATACTACTACCCGTTTGCCCCCATGGGACCAATGATGTGCCACACGGAACTTTGCATCGGAGGCCAGCAGTTTATAGGGAAAGGACGCACAAGGCAGCTCGCCAAGCAGGACGCCGCCGTCAAAGCCCTAAAAGTGCTGCAGAAGGAGCCAATATTGCAGCAATTACCAGTG ATGAACGGCGAGCCCGAGGAAGAGAACCTCAACAAGTCGGAAATCAGCCAAGTGTTTGAAATTGCACTGAAACGCAACTTAGCTGTAAACTTTGAG GTGTTGAAAGAAGACGGTCCCCCGCATCTGAAGAGCTTTGTTGTGCGCGTCACAGTGGGAGAGTTCTCCggagagggggaaggaaagagtaAAAAGATTGCCAAGAAGTTGGCAGCTGGTGCCGTGCTGAGGGACTTGAAGAGGCTACCTCATATACCAAGcgtggagaagacgctgccacGCATCAAGAAGAAAACTAAGTCCATCATAAAG CTGCAGACCAGTCCAGAATACGGCCAGGGAATGAATCCCATCAGCCGCCTGGCTCAGATCCAGCAGGCCAAGAAGGAGAAGGAGCCTGAGTACAGCATGGTGACAGAGAGAGGCCTGCCGCGCCGTCGGGAGTTTGTCATGCAG GTGTCCGTGTGCGGCCAGGCTGCAGAGGGCATGGGGCCCAGCAAGAAGGTGGCTAAAAGGAACGCGGCGGAGAAAATGTTGGAGCTTCTGGGATATAAAGTGCCTCAACCCCAACCTCCCAAACCAGCACTTAAAACTGAAGAGAGG ACCCCAGTAAAAAAGCCAGGTGATGGACGCAAAGTGACCTTCTTTGAACCAAGCTCTGTAGAGGACGTCCCACTGG GTTCCAAAGAGGAAGAGTTCCGCCTGCCTTACTTGAGCCACCAGCAGCTGCCGGCTGGCATCCTGCCCATGGTGCCCGAGGTGGCTCAAGCGGTCGGCGCCTGCCAAAGCAGCCTAGCTAAGGACTTCAGTCAAGCAACAGCCAACCCCGGCAAGGCCACCGTCACTGCTGCCATTGCCAGAGAGCTTCTGTATGCAGGAACGTCCCAGACTGCCGAGACCATCCTAAAGAATACCAATATCCTGACCCAGCCGCCGCTCGGGCCCCTCACCAGGCCCTCGGAACAACTGGGCTACCTTGCGTCGGTGCAGGGCCTGCAG GTGGAATACAAAGATTTCCCCAAAAACAATAAGAACGAGTTTGTGTCGCTGATTAACTGCTCCTCCCAGCCACCGCTCATCAGCCACGGAATGGGAAAAGATGTAGAATCCTGTCATGATACG GCTGCGCTGAATATTCTGAAATTGCTCTCTGAGTTGGACCAGCAGTCAAATGAGCGAACAGGAAATGGACCAGCCTCTGG ATGTGCCAAGCAGGAGATGGAGGGCGACCCGCATCTCAAACAGGCTAACTCAAGCACACTGGCCCCGCCCCTGGACGACAGCGTTTAG
- the stau1 gene encoding double-stranded RNA-binding protein Staufen homolog 1 isoform X2, whose translation MSQLQCPASPMPAAPPPLQVGQPQPGYSIPCATSTLASESASQPVRSSALPAGSATPYNTITVSNMANPKEKTPMCLVNELARFNKLQPEYKLLSEQGPAHSKIFSVRLTLGEQHWDAEGTSIKKAQHSAAESALAETVLPKPTIRTPRHTVDGLMQIMELNALCSKLSKKPIYKPLDPYPGMRPPNMNYSGRIPPPYQRSMQQYYYPFAPMGPMMCHTELCIGGQQFIGKGRTRQLAKQDAAVKALKVLQKEPILQQLPVMNGEPEEENLNKSEISQVFEIALKRNLAVNFEVLKEDGPPHLKSFVVRVTVGEFSGEGEGKSKKIAKKLAAGAVLRDLKRLPHIPSVEKTLPRIKKKTKSIIKLQTSPEYGQGMNPISRLAQIQQAKKEKEPEYSMVTERGLPRRREFVMQVSVCGQAAEGMGPSKKVAKRNAAEKMLELLGYKVPQPQPPKPALKTEERTPVKKPGDGRKVTFFEPSSVEDVPLGSKEEEFRLPYLSHQQLPAGILPMVPEVAQAVGACQSSLAKDFSQATANPGKATVTAAIARELLYAGTSQTAETILKNTNILTQPPLGPLTRPSEQLGYLASVQGLQVEYKDFPKNNKNEFVSLINCSSQPPLISHGMGKDVESCHDTAALNILKLLSELDQQSNERTGNGPASGCAKQEMEGDPHLKQANSSTLAPPLDDSV comes from the exons ATGTCCCAGCTCCAGTGTCCGGCCAGTCCCATGCCCGCCGCCCCTCCCCCGCTGCAGGTGGGCCAGCCTCAGCCGGGCTATAGCATTCCCTGTGCCACCAGCACACTGGCATCAGAGAGCGCCAGCCAGCCCGTCAGGAGCTCTGCTCTTCCTGCGGGCTCAGCCACGCCCTACAATACCATCACAG TATCTAACATGGCAAACCCCAAAGAGAAGACCCCCATGTGTTTGGTGAATGAGTTAGCCCGTTTCAACAAACTCCAGCCTGAATATAAGCTACTGAGTGAGCAAGGACCAGCTCACTCCAAA ATCTTCTCAGTGAGGCTCACACTGGGAGAGCAGCACTGGGATGCAGAGGGGACCAGCATCAAGAAAGCCCAGCATTCCGCTGCTGAATCCGCCCTGGCTGAGACCGTGCTTCCCAAGCCCACCATAAGGACCCCACGCCACACAG TTGATGGCCTGATGCAAATCATGGAGTTAAACGCATTGTGTTCCAAACTTAGTAAAAAGCCTATATATAAACCTTTGGACCCCTACCCGGGGATGAGACCACCAAACATGAATTACAGCGGCCGTATTCCGCCGCCCTATCAGCGCTCTATGCAACA ATACTACTACCCGTTTGCCCCCATGGGACCAATGATGTGCCACACGGAACTTTGCATCGGAGGCCAGCAGTTTATAGGGAAAGGACGCACAAGGCAGCTCGCCAAGCAGGACGCCGCCGTCAAAGCCCTAAAAGTGCTGCAGAAGGAGCCAATATTGCAGCAATTACCAGTG ATGAACGGCGAGCCCGAGGAAGAGAACCTCAACAAGTCGGAAATCAGCCAAGTGTTTGAAATTGCACTGAAACGCAACTTAGCTGTAAACTTTGAG GTGTTGAAAGAAGACGGTCCCCCGCATCTGAAGAGCTTTGTTGTGCGCGTCACAGTGGGAGAGTTCTCCggagagggggaaggaaagagtaAAAAGATTGCCAAGAAGTTGGCAGCTGGTGCCGTGCTGAGGGACTTGAAGAGGCTACCTCATATACCAAGcgtggagaagacgctgccacGCATCAAGAAGAAAACTAAGTCCATCATAAAG CTGCAGACCAGTCCAGAATACGGCCAGGGAATGAATCCCATCAGCCGCCTGGCTCAGATCCAGCAGGCCAAGAAGGAGAAGGAGCCTGAGTACAGCATGGTGACAGAGAGAGGCCTGCCGCGCCGTCGGGAGTTTGTCATGCAG GTGTCCGTGTGCGGCCAGGCTGCAGAGGGCATGGGGCCCAGCAAGAAGGTGGCTAAAAGGAACGCGGCGGAGAAAATGTTGGAGCTTCTGGGATATAAAGTGCCTCAACCCCAACCTCCCAAACCAGCACTTAAAACTGAAGAGAGG ACCCCAGTAAAAAAGCCAGGTGATGGACGCAAAGTGACCTTCTTTGAACCAAGCTCTGTAGAGGACGTCCCACTGG GTTCCAAAGAGGAAGAGTTCCGCCTGCCTTACTTGAGCCACCAGCAGCTGCCGGCTGGCATCCTGCCCATGGTGCCCGAGGTGGCTCAAGCGGTCGGCGCCTGCCAAAGCAGCCTAGCTAAGGACTTCAGTCAAGCAACAGCCAACCCCGGCAAGGCCACCGTCACTGCTGCCATTGCCAGAGAGCTTCTGTATGCAGGAACGTCCCAGACTGCCGAGACCATCCTAAAGAATACCAATATCCTGACCCAGCCGCCGCTCGGGCCCCTCACCAGGCCCTCGGAACAACTGGGCTACCTTGCGTCGGTGCAGGGCCTGCAG GTGGAATACAAAGATTTCCCCAAAAACAATAAGAACGAGTTTGTGTCGCTGATTAACTGCTCCTCCCAGCCACCGCTCATCAGCCACGGAATGGGAAAAGATGTAGAATCCTGTCATGATACG GCTGCGCTGAATATTCTGAAATTGCTCTCTGAGTTGGACCAGCAGTCAAATGAGCGAACAGGAAATGGACCAGCCTCTGG ATGTGCCAAGCAGGAGATGGAGGGCGACCCGCATCTCAAACAGGCTAACTCAAGCACACTGGCCCCGCCCCTGGACGACAGCGTTTAG